The SAR202 cluster bacterium genome includes a window with the following:
- the hflX gene encoding GTPase HflX, with amino-acid sequence MARNGHSTRSEAEKAVLVGAQVKGARSLWRIDESLDELSQLARTVRVQVVGRLSQMLEKPTPHYLGKGKLQDLRSLVTRHNANVVIFDDELTPSQQRNLEETLQSNPGQTRDVKVIDRTALILDIFSRHARTHEGKLQVELAQHQYLLPRLAGQWSHLERLGGGIGTRGPGESQLETDRRLIRNRIKRLKDELERVEGQRQQHRAHRRKSGIPTASLVGYTNAGKSTLFNALSRADVAAEDKLFATLGPVTRRVRLPSGDDVLLTDTVGFIQKLPPTLVSAFHATLEGLQDSDLLLHIIDISNPKAPEQAQVVEDVLQGLGMKDKPKLLVLNKTDLLIASNGLDNDANDSGPSPSNPGENGLGVSLGLSDRYPTVLVSAAQGWNLDGLLEAVQELLVKEWTAQRV; translated from the coding sequence ATAGCCCGCAACGGTCATTCGACTCGGTCCGAGGCCGAAAAGGCCGTCCTTGTCGGCGCCCAGGTCAAGGGTGCGCGAAGCCTGTGGAGAATCGACGAGTCCCTGGACGAACTATCGCAGCTAGCCCGGACTGTTCGAGTCCAGGTTGTCGGACGTCTGAGCCAGATGCTGGAAAAGCCAACGCCCCATTATCTCGGCAAAGGCAAGCTGCAAGATCTCCGCAGCCTGGTTACTCGACATAACGCAAACGTCGTTATCTTCGACGACGAGCTGACCCCCAGCCAGCAGCGAAACCTGGAAGAGACCCTCCAATCCAACCCAGGCCAGACCCGCGACGTGAAGGTCATCGACCGCACCGCCTTAATCCTCGATATCTTTTCGCGCCACGCCCGCACCCACGAAGGCAAGCTGCAGGTGGAGCTGGCCCAGCACCAGTACCTCCTCCCTCGCCTGGCCGGCCAGTGGTCCCACCTGGAGCGTTTGGGCGGCGGCATCGGCACCCGAGGCCCCGGTGAAAGCCAGCTGGAGACGGACCGCCGCCTCATTCGCAATCGAATCAAGCGCCTCAAGGATGAGTTAGAGCGAGTCGAAGGCCAGCGCCAGCAGCACCGCGCCCATCGCCGCAAGTCGGGCATCCCCACGGCGTCGCTGGTGGGCTACACCAACGCCGGCAAGAGCACGCTGTTCAACGCCCTGTCCCGCGCCGACGTCGCCGCCGAGGACAAGCTCTTCGCCACCCTGGGCCCGGTGACGCGACGCGTCCGCCTCCCCTCCGGCGACGACGTGCTTCTGACCGACACCGTCGGCTTCATCCAGAAACTCCCTCCGACTCTCGTGTCCGCCTTCCACGCCACCCTGGAAGGGCTTCAGGACTCGGACCTTTTACTTCACATAATCGATATATCGAATCCCAAGGCCCCAGAGCAGGCCCAGGTGGTGGAGGACGTGCTGCAGGGCCTCGGCATGAAAGACAAGCCCAAGCTGCTAGTGCTAAACAAGACCGACCTACTGATAGCCTCCAACGGTCTCGACAATGATGCCAATGATAGTGGGCCATCGCCATCCAACCCCGGGGAAAACGGTCTCGGCGTTTCTCTTGGCCTCTCTGACCGATATCCCACCGTCCTGGTGTCGGCGGCCCAAGGATGGAACCTCGACGGT
- a CDS encoding aminotransferase class I/II-fold pyridoxal phosphate-dependent enzyme codes for MKFSNRLSQLKPYPFVEISRIIAQKKKEGVEVVTFGIGDPDIPTPEPIIERAIEASRNPVNHRYPETDGTPEVRRAIATWYKKRFGITDLDPDKEVLPLIGAKEGIGHMAFCFLDPGDVALIPDPAYPVYAVGTMFAGAKAYTMPLHEENGWLPDLDAIPTDVARDAKVMWLNYPNNPTAAIAPKSFYEKAIAYCKKYDIALLHDAAYSEVVYDGYKAPSILEFPGAKDVAIEFHSLSKCFNMTGWRFGSAVGNADMVKALFQIKSNLDSGIPQAIQEMAIEAMTGDQKYIDENNTIYKRRRDKVVKALTRLGLRIVPPKAALYLWARVPQGYGSAEFAAALLRDTAIVVTPGSSYGQQGEGYIRLSLTTPDEMVDKGIQRLNSWKLPPPAKKR; via the coding sequence ATGAAGTTCTCCAACCGTCTCTCCCAGCTTAAACCCTATCCCTTTGTGGAGATCTCCCGCATCATCGCCCAGAAAAAGAAGGAGGGCGTAGAAGTCGTCACCTTCGGTATCGGCGACCCGGACATACCCACGCCCGAGCCTATTATCGAGCGCGCCATCGAGGCCTCCCGCAACCCCGTCAACCACCGCTATCCCGAGACCGACGGCACGCCTGAGGTGCGGCGCGCCATCGCCACCTGGTACAAGAAGCGCTTCGGCATTACAGACCTGGACCCCGATAAAGAGGTCCTCCCCCTCATCGGCGCCAAGGAGGGCATCGGCCACATGGCCTTCTGCTTCCTCGACCCCGGCGACGTGGCCCTCATCCCCGACCCCGCCTACCCCGTCTACGCCGTCGGCACCATGTTCGCCGGCGCTAAGGCCTACACCATGCCCCTTCACGAGGAGAACGGCTGGCTTCCCGATCTCGACGCAATTCCTACTGACGTTGCGCGCGACGCCAAGGTTATGTGGCTCAACTACCCCAACAACCCCACCGCCGCCATCGCGCCCAAGTCCTTCTATGAAAAAGCCATCGCTTACTGCAAAAAGTACGACATCGCCCTTTTGCATGATGCCGCCTACAGCGAGGTGGTTTACGATGGCTACAAGGCGCCCAGCATTCTTGAATTTCCCGGCGCCAAGGACGTAGCCATTGAGTTTCATTCACTGTCCAAGTGCTTCAACATGACGGGCTGGCGCTTCGGCTCCGCCGTCGGCAACGCTGATATGGTCAAGGCCCTGTTCCAGATCAAGTCCAACCTCGATTCAGGCATCCCCCAGGCCATCCAGGAAATGGCTATCGAGGCCATGACCGGCGACCAGAAATACATCGACGAGAACAACACTATATACAAGCGCCGCCGCGATAAAGTCGTTAAAGCGCTAACCCGCCTGGGCCTGCGCATCGTGCCGCCCAAGGCCGCGCTGTACCTCTGGGCGCGCGTGCCCCAGGGCTATGGGTCCGCCGAGTTCGCCGCCGCGCTGCTCCGCGACACCGCTATCGTTGTCACGCCCGGCTCCAGCTACGGCCAGCAGGGCGAGGGCTATATCCGCCTTTCTCTGACCACGCCTGACGAGATGGTGGACAAGGGCATCCAGCGCCTCAATTCGTGGAAACTCCCGCCGCCGGCCAAGAAGAGGTAA
- a CDS encoding diaminopimelate epimerase — protein sequence MKFTKMEGAGNDYVYIDARAFDIDWPELSKAMSDRHFGIGGDGIILLKKSDKADIRMRMFNADGSEGEMCGNGIRCLTKFAVERGVVKASEKGVTVDTLAGIRTVVPVMERGKVTRARVAMGKPILNPADVPVKPQPGQGRKIGEAVAEHPLAIDGVNLKLTFVSMGNPHAVAFIDQPVDQFPLHTIGPKVEHHPLFPKRVNFEIVNVTGPNKLRVRVWERGSGETLACGTGACGVAVASRLLEKTKPGTVDITLPGGTLNIAWDGKGEVYMEGPATEVFSGEWDR from the coding sequence ATCAAGTTCACCAAGATGGAAGGCGCGGGCAACGACTACGTTTATATCGACGCCCGCGCCTTCGACATCGACTGGCCGGAATTGTCCAAGGCTATGAGTGACCGCCACTTCGGCATTGGCGGCGACGGCATTATTCTCCTCAAGAAGTCGGACAAGGCTGACATCCGCATGCGCATGTTCAACGCCGACGGCTCCGAGGGCGAGATGTGCGGCAACGGCATCCGGTGTCTCACTAAGTTCGCCGTCGAGCGCGGCGTCGTCAAGGCCAGCGAGAAGGGCGTTACCGTAGATACCCTGGCGGGAATTCGCACGGTGGTGCCGGTGATGGAGCGCGGCAAGGTGACCCGCGCCCGCGTCGCCATGGGCAAGCCCATCCTCAACCCCGCCGACGTTCCTGTTAAGCCCCAGCCCGGCCAGGGCCGCAAAATCGGCGAGGCTGTTGCCGAACACCCCCTGGCCATCGATGGCGTTAACCTCAAGCTGACCTTCGTGTCCATGGGCAACCCCCACGCCGTCGCCTTCATCGATCAGCCCGTGGACCAGTTCCCCCTTCATACCATCGGCCCCAAGGTAGAGCACCACCCCCTGTTCCCCAAACGGGTCAACTTTGAAATCGTCAATGTCACGGGGCCAAACAAGCTTAGGGTGCGAGTGTGGGAGCGGGGCAGCGGCGAGACCCTGGCCTGCGGCACCGGCGCCTGCGGCGTCGCCGTGGCGTCGAGGCTGCTGGAAAAGACCAAGCCAGGCACTGTTGACATAACACTCCCTGGCGGCACCCTTAACATCGCCTGGGATGGCAAAGGCGAGGTCTATATGGAAGGCCCCGCCACGGAAGTCTTCAGCGGCGAGTGGGATAGGTAA
- the miaA gene encoding tRNA (adenosine(37)-N6)-dimethylallyltransferase MiaA, giving the protein MCALLNDYKFSIVIVGPTAAGKSGLGLWLAQTLDGEIINADSRQVYRGMDIGTAKATAQERALVPHHLLDLCDPDEDFSLARFLELARNAIEDVQERRRLPIIVGGTGQYVWALLEGWRPPTVPPNSTLRADLELQLKQRGVWALYQLLSAVDPEAAQRTDPKNPRRVIRALEVHLTSKGQAVRPKKTALAQDVLILGLTMPRKELYRRIDERLDGMMAQGFLEEVRRIVEAGYSPSLPSMSSAGYKELAAHLAGKLSLDEAVQRAKYRTHQIARRQYNWFRLDDPRIRWLEADGAEFDKALAIVHDFVANYDKIPAAGRSEAHESD; this is encoded by the coding sequence ACGACTACAAATTTTCCATCGTCATCGTCGGCCCTACCGCTGCTGGCAAGAGCGGCCTTGGCTTATGGCTGGCCCAGACCCTCGATGGCGAGATCATCAACGCCGACAGCCGCCAGGTATACCGTGGCATGGACATCGGCACCGCCAAGGCCACCGCCCAGGAGCGCGCCCTCGTCCCCCACCACCTCCTCGATCTCTGCGACCCCGACGAGGACTTCAGCCTCGCCCGCTTTTTAGAGCTAGCCAGGAATGCCATCGAGGACGTGCAGGAAAGGCGTCGATTGCCCATCATCGTCGGCGGCACAGGGCAGTACGTGTGGGCGCTGCTGGAGGGCTGGCGACCCCCCACCGTGCCGCCCAATTCAACCCTTCGCGCCGACCTGGAGTTGCAGCTAAAACAGCGCGGCGTCTGGGCCCTGTACCAGCTCCTGTCCGCCGTCGACCCCGAAGCCGCCCAGCGCACCGACCCTAAAAACCCACGTCGAGTTATTAGGGCCTTGGAAGTGCATCTGACCTCCAAGGGGCAAGCTGTTAGGCCTAAGAAAACCGCTCTTGCGCAAGATGTCCTTATCCTTGGCCTGACGATGCCGCGAAAGGAACTCTACCGGCGCATTGATGAACGGCTGGATGGAATGATGGCTCAGGGATTCCTGGAGGAGGTGCGGCGGATTGTCGAGGCCGGCTACTCTCCATCATTGCCGTCCATGTCCAGCGCCGGCTACAAGGAGTTGGCGGCGCATCTGGCGGGCAAGCTTTCGCTGGATGAGGCGGTACAACGCGCCAAGTACCGCACGCACCAAATCGCGCGCCGGCAGTACAATTGGTTCCGGCTTGATGACCCTAGGATTCGATGGCTGGAGGCTGACGGCGCCGAGTTCGACAAGGCCCTGGCGATAGTCCACGATTTTGTAGCTAATTATGATAAAATACCCGCCGCTGGGAGGTCAGAAGCCCATGAAAGCGACTAA